The following coding sequences are from one Paenibacillus sp. FSL R5-0912 window:
- a CDS encoding peptidylprolyl isomerase — protein sequence MMTRQERALRNTVILLAVATLMLGGLLFWSLRAMALLKGEAADGEASDIAAAGGQPVTDREWIDELKKKHGAEVLLGMLNHIVVGKEAKALGITVTDEEIEQELKRGMSGYGSEEQYYDQMQSELGLSRQELHDETAYRLTLQAVATAGITVSEIEIDEYLTQNAERFTPRKQMQLSMIKLATYNGANQVMDRLEQGEDFAGLAREVSIDEESRQHGGNIGTVEENDPFWPEELLKTAAGLETGDIAGPLQVEGGYAVIRLEKLIDPGKPDQDELRGLIRQELALEQAAPLQQVESDLRAKYATAIYIDNSLQD from the coding sequence ATGATGACAAGACAGGAGCGCGCGCTGCGCAATACCGTTATATTACTCGCCGTCGCGACCTTAATGCTTGGAGGTCTTTTATTCTGGAGCCTGCGTGCAATGGCCCTGCTTAAGGGAGAGGCTGCAGACGGGGAGGCTTCGGATATTGCTGCCGCTGGAGGCCAGCCGGTCACGGACCGGGAATGGATAGATGAACTCAAAAAAAAGCATGGAGCTGAAGTGCTGCTGGGCATGCTTAATCATATCGTTGTTGGCAAGGAAGCCAAAGCTCTCGGTATTACCGTGACCGATGAGGAGATTGAGCAGGAATTGAAGCGCGGCATGTCCGGCTACGGTTCAGAGGAGCAGTATTATGATCAGATGCAGTCTGAGCTTGGTCTTTCCCGCCAGGAGCTGCACGACGAGACCGCGTATCGGCTGACGCTTCAAGCGGTAGCCACCGCCGGTATCACGGTTAGTGAAATTGAAATTGATGAATATTTGACCCAAAACGCCGAGAGATTTACTCCCAGGAAGCAAATGCAGCTCTCTATGATTAAGCTGGCAACCTATAACGGGGCTAATCAGGTTATGGACCGCCTGGAGCAGGGAGAGGATTTCGCCGGCCTGGCCAGAGAGGTATCCATTGATGAGGAGAGCCGCCAGCATGGCGGTAATATCGGAACAGTGGAGGAGAATGATCCGTTCTGGCCGGAGGAACTGCTGAAGACAGCAGCGGGCCTTGAGACGGGAGACATCGCAGGGCCGCTGCAGGTCGAAGGCGGCTATGCCGTGATCCGGCTGGAGAAGCTTATTGATCCCGGGAAGCCGGATCAGGATGAGCTCCGAGGGCTGATACGCCAGGAGCTGGCGCTTGAACAAGCAGCGCCCCTGCAACAGGTGGAAAGCGATTTGCGTGCCAAATATGCTACAGCAATATATATTGACAACAGCCTGCAAGATTGA
- the cysK gene encoding cysteine synthase A codes for MAKVVNSVTDLIGGTPLVRLGRIVPEGSAEIYLKLEYQNPGSSVKDRIAISIVEEAEKDGSLKPGGTIVEATSGNTGIGLALVAAAKGYKAIIVMPETMSLERRNLLRAYGAELVLTPGSEGMNGAVKKAEQILSENPDYFLAEQFKNKANVKIHRETTGPEIVEAIESIGGPLDAFIAGVGTGGTISGAGEVLKSQYPDVKIYAVEPAASPILAGGKPGPHKIQGIGANFVPDILNQDIYDEIIHVENDEAFETARRVAKEEGVLSGISSGAAVFAALKVAKELGAGKKIVVIIPSNGERYLSTPLYNFEV; via the coding sequence ATGGCTAAAGTCGTCAACAGTGTAACAGATTTGATCGGTGGCACACCGCTCGTTCGTCTGGGTCGGATTGTTCCGGAAGGTTCAGCAGAAATTTACTTGAAGCTGGAATATCAAAATCCGGGTTCGAGTGTGAAAGACCGCATCGCTATCAGCATTGTGGAAGAAGCTGAGAAGGACGGTTCCCTGAAACCTGGAGGCACCATTGTAGAAGCGACCAGCGGTAATACAGGGATTGGCCTGGCGCTTGTTGCTGCTGCCAAAGGCTACAAGGCGATTATTGTTATGCCTGAAACGATGAGCCTTGAGCGCCGCAACCTGCTGCGTGCTTATGGTGCTGAGCTGGTATTGACTCCAGGATCCGAGGGGATGAACGGGGCAGTTAAGAAAGCTGAGCAAATCCTCAGTGAGAATCCGGATTACTTCCTTGCAGAGCAGTTTAAGAACAAAGCCAATGTGAAGATTCACCGCGAGACCACTGGACCGGAGATCGTGGAAGCAATCGAATCCATTGGTGGGCCCCTGGATGCGTTCATCGCAGGTGTCGGTACAGGCGGAACGATCAGCGGCGCGGGTGAAGTGTTGAAGAGCCAGTATCCTGATGTGAAGATCTATGCTGTAGAACCTGCAGCTTCCCCAATCCTGGCCGGAGGCAAGCCGGGTCCCCACAAAATCCAGGGGATTGGCGCCAACTTCGTTCCTGACATCCTGAACCAGGATATCTATGATGAAATCATTCATGTAGAGAATGACGAAGCCTTTGAAACAGCCCGCCGCGTAGCCAAAGAGGAAGGCGTTCTGTCCGGTATTTCTTCCGGCGCTGCTGTATTTGCTGCCCTCAAAGTAGCTAAGGAACTGGGCGCAGGTAAAAAGATCGTTGTTATTATCCCAAGTAACG